The proteins below come from a single Drosophila teissieri strain GT53w chromosome 3L, Prin_Dtei_1.1, whole genome shotgun sequence genomic window:
- the LOC122618415 gene encoding solute carrier family 66 member 3 — MSGALGDVVSEYLERGPVLVVADLLSLITVSSCLVIKVPQINTIRANKSSKGISVLGLCLELFSYTVMLSYNYTSGYDFLSYMEYPVLLLQEYALIYYAFKYQDLLGKRTQVVAILYSVVATLIYLKLFPIIILTFLVPFCTPIGATSKVLQLLAILRTKDASSVSRTTWALSAFTNMTRIYTVFFQSNDWMLLSNFLISTFLSASVFTAACVYKKKAKAE; from the exons ATGAGTGGAGCTCTCGGAGATGTGGTGTCCGAGTACCTCGAACGCGGCCCAGTGCTCGTGGTGGCGGACCTTCTTAGCCTGATAACGGTCTCGTCCTGCCTGGTGATCAAGGTGCCGCAGATAAACACAATACGGGCGAACAAGTCCTCGAAAG GCATCAGCGTTTTGGGACTATGCCTGGAGCTGTTCAGCTATACGGTGATGCTGTCGTATAACTACACCAGCGGCTACGACTTCCTCTCGTACATGGAGTATcctgttttgctgctgcaggagTACGCCCTGATTTACTACGCCTTCAAGTACCAGGATCTACTGGGCAAGAGGACTCAAGTGGTGGCCATACTGTATAGTGTAGTGGCCACTCTCATATACCTGAAGCTCTTTCCCATTATCATCCTTACGTTCCTGGTG CCTTTCTGCACTCCCATCGGAGCCACGAGTAAggtgctccagctgctggctATTTTGAGGACCAAGGATGCCAGCTCCGTCAGTAGAACAACATGGGCGCTCTCCGCCTTTACTAACATGA CTCGAATCTACACGGTGTTCTTCCAGTCCAACGATTGGATGTTGCTATCAAACTTCCTGATATCGACGTTCCTTAGCGCCTCCGTTTTCACCGCTGCTTGCGTCTACAAGAAGAAGGCCAAGGCGGAGTAA